A genomic segment from Desulfurispirillum indicum S5 encodes:
- the aroB gene encoding 3-dehydroquinate synthase, with product MKQITLQVPIGATAATSYPIRIDDRFCLPEGIGKRRTYIITQPRILELWGNQLLEHSGLQPTATYCMGDGEEHKSLDTFAAIQEWLLENGANRSSLLIAFGGGVVGDMTGFVAATFMRGIDFIQIPTTLLSQVDSSVGGKTGVNLTRGKNMVGAFHQPVHVAINTDTLTTLDSRNYAAGIAEVIKYGFAMDAELFDTLCRQRAALKARDPEVLSEIIRHCCLIKSHIVSQDERESGLRAVLNFGHTIGHIVEKWGKYQSHLHGEAVAIGMVAAARLSEQLLGLDPESTRRLVELLDFFDLPVSLPLPFDIINQYIGSDKKSTDTAIRFVLVPATGQWEFVDIPLPFALQEYISE from the coding sequence ATGAAGCAGATCACGCTGCAGGTCCCCATCGGCGCCACTGCGGCCACCTCCTATCCCATTCGCATTGATGACCGATTCTGTCTGCCCGAGGGCATCGGCAAGCGCCGCACCTACATCATCACGCAGCCACGGATACTGGAGCTCTGGGGCAATCAGCTGCTTGAACACAGCGGTCTGCAGCCCACAGCCACCTACTGTATGGGCGACGGCGAAGAGCACAAATCCCTGGACACCTTCGCAGCCATCCAGGAGTGGCTGCTGGAAAACGGTGCCAATCGCTCATCGCTGCTTATCGCCTTCGGCGGCGGTGTGGTGGGCGATATGACCGGCTTTGTGGCAGCCACCTTCATGCGTGGCATCGACTTCATCCAGATACCCACAACGCTGCTCAGTCAGGTGGACTCCAGTGTCGGCGGCAAAACCGGTGTCAACCTGACAAGGGGAAAGAACATGGTAGGGGCCTTCCACCAGCCCGTCCATGTCGCTATCAACACCGACACTCTCACCACCCTCGACAGCCGCAACTACGCTGCCGGCATAGCCGAAGTGATCAAGTACGGCTTCGCCATGGATGCAGAACTCTTTGACACCCTGTGCCGCCAGCGAGCTGCCCTGAAGGCACGCGATCCGGAAGTGCTCTCAGAAATCATCCGTCACTGCTGCCTCATAAAATCCCACATCGTCTCACAGGATGAACGGGAATCTGGCCTGCGGGCGGTTCTCAACTTTGGCCATACCATCGGCCATATTGTGGAAAAGTGGGGCAAATATCAAAGCCATCTCCACGGCGAAGCCGTCGCCATCGGCATGGTGGCCGCCGCCCGCCTGTCGGAGCAACTCCTTGGGCTTGACCCCGAAAGCACCCGTCGTCTGGTGGAACTGCTGGACTTTTTTGACCTGCCCGTATCACTGCCCTTGCCTTTTGATATTATAAATCAGTACATTGGTTCCGATAAGAAAAGCACCGACACCGCAATACGGTTTGTTCTCGTGCCCGCCACCGGGCAATGGGAATTCGTGGACATCCCTCTGCCCTTCGCCCTCCAGGAGTACATCAGTGAGTGA
- a CDS encoding (2Fe-2S)-binding protein translates to MSETICHCMDVDRDTIVEAIKSQSLSTVEDVQEATSAGTGCGGCIPEIEAILDEING, encoded by the coding sequence ATGTCTGAAACCATTTGCCACTGCATGGACGTTGATCGTGATACCATCGTCGAAGCCATCAAGAGCCAGAGCCTGAGCACTGTTGAAGATGTCCAGGAAGCCACATCGGCCGGAACAGGCTGCGGAGGCTGCATTCCTGAAATCGAAGCCATTCTGGATGAAATCAACGGCTAA
- a CDS encoding shikimate kinase: MQRHIILSGFMGSGKSTVGRILSRRLSLPFHDVDDVIEKQTGMKIMDIFSQHSEAYFRELETRVLRDILATPPSVIATGGGTLMEPENLTLSKQQGVLFYLSASAKTLHERVRHSQHRPLVKKHSSLEAFARLLEARIPFYKKCDYIIDADNMSPDEVATYIQEILTP, translated from the coding sequence ATGCAGCGACATATCATTCTCAGCGGCTTTATGGGTTCGGGCAAGAGCACCGTGGGACGTATCCTCTCGCGCAGACTTTCCCTGCCATTTCATGACGTTGATGATGTGATCGAAAAGCAAACGGGCATGAAAATCATGGACATTTTCAGCCAGCACTCCGAAGCCTACTTCCGTGAGCTGGAGACCCGCGTACTCCGGGATATCCTGGCCACGCCTCCCTCGGTAATCGCCACGGGAGGAGGGACGCTGATGGAACCGGAAAACCTCACCCTCTCCAAGCAGCAGGGCGTGCTCTTCTACCTCAGCGCTTCCGCAAAAACCCTCCATGAACGGGTACGTCACTCCCAGCACCGCCCGCTGGTGAAAAAGCACTCCTCCCTTGAAGCGTTCGCCCGCCTGCTGGAAGCCCGCATCCCCTTCTACAAGAAGTGCGACTACATCATTGATGCCGACAACATGAGCCCCGATGAAGTGGCCACCTACATCCAGGAGATACTGACCCCATGA
- a CDS encoding TIGR03915 family putative DNA repair protein: MNILQYDGTFEGLLSIVAASMEESDAPDAIEARRPWQAEAAPVLFGEVRYVETDDERAQNLIGQLRLQPDGLLRSIGCAFLSEDDGIELSILRLIRQCLFQAKAPAHRLRDPDLAAIEESARRTIRERHRMLGLVRFQKLRNGIFWSRIRPRHNILPLLGEHFRRRMGNDEWVITDQQRTSALWFQQGRLEYAPLTELEHLPQMHREEEFIQDLWRRYFDQIAIAERANPSLQRSFLPRRYRSALVELGFT; this comes from the coding sequence GTGAATATACTGCAGTATGATGGCACCTTTGAAGGGCTGCTGAGTATAGTGGCTGCGAGTATGGAAGAAAGCGATGCGCCCGACGCCATTGAGGCCCGACGCCCCTGGCAGGCAGAAGCTGCGCCCGTGCTTTTCGGTGAAGTACGGTACGTGGAAACCGATGATGAACGAGCGCAAAACCTCATCGGACAGCTGCGCCTGCAGCCGGACGGTTTGCTGCGCTCCATCGGCTGCGCCTTTCTCAGCGAAGATGATGGTATAGAACTGAGCATACTGCGCCTGATCCGACAGTGCCTCTTCCAGGCAAAGGCGCCAGCTCACCGGCTGCGAGACCCCGACCTGGCCGCCATCGAAGAGAGCGCCCGCCGTACCATACGCGAGCGCCACCGCATGCTGGGGCTGGTACGCTTTCAAAAACTCAGGAATGGAATCTTCTGGAGCCGGATCAGGCCGCGTCACAACATCCTGCCCCTGCTGGGGGAGCACTTTCGAAGGCGCATGGGTAATGACGAATGGGTAATTACCGATCAGCAGCGCACCAGCGCGCTGTGGTTTCAGCAGGGCAGGCTGGAGTATGCTCCGCTCACGGAGCTGGAGCACCTTCCGCAGATGCACCGTGAAGAGGAATTCATTCAGGATCTGTGGCGTCGATACTTCGACCAGATAGCCATCGCCGAACGGGCCAACCCCAGCCTGCAGCGCTCCTTCCTGCCCCGGCGTTACCGCAGCGCCCTCGTGGAGCTGGGATTCACGTGA
- a CDS encoding tetratricopeptide repeat protein produces the protein MSEKPKKKQLEEKVRILTKALSKDPKSRLFVPLAVAYLDLERPKEAEEVCREGINHYRDYYQAYTVLALSLIRQNRNEEAKKALQETVGHTRGNIKATRLLSSLYEEEGDYDQAIECLQQILPYCTAEERTKLEDKIRLMKTNREQQKNAAAEAEAEADDVLDFLESDDEPGAGEPADEDSAAETAQAFNEETPEEAPAYSADEASREEYENLGDQITDAELERQEREAEAEGNTIVLEDEDSDFSSAFGADALMGDMDAPVEDEEETDEDLEDILGDLDSDSVQPTLPTEPVEVEVPEPAEPTGSLEEELSALDTEEISATESPDDEPESFELDEEVPLTGDDFDVEGEDLEDILSLQPEQEAVEEHQPDIPASEPEPEPESMAPHSSMPIPPATPPAEGVEKYLGIPDDIWNSSLEEVARDMDDIIDLGREVLDVKDIRADEQLYKEYAQSLGLDEETDTQQARQHGEHITIDGVDYMPTATLARVFEGQGFPEKALQVYRHMDADQYAEEIAALEQLIARNENDLKRYDLHRSMEAIQAFRKKLQVLEQEGK, from the coding sequence GTGAGTGAAAAGCCAAAAAAAAAGCAGCTGGAAGAAAAGGTAAGAATTCTCACCAAGGCTCTCTCCAAAGATCCCAAGTCGCGGCTCTTTGTGCCCCTGGCGGTCGCGTACCTTGACCTGGAAAGGCCGAAGGAAGCGGAAGAAGTCTGCCGCGAAGGCATCAACCACTATCGGGACTACTACCAGGCCTATACCGTCCTGGCCCTGTCACTGATTCGGCAGAACCGTAACGAAGAGGCAAAAAAGGCTTTACAGGAGACAGTGGGACACACCCGCGGCAATATCAAGGCCACCCGGCTGCTCTCTTCGCTCTACGAAGAAGAAGGCGACTACGACCAGGCCATTGAGTGCCTGCAGCAGATTTTACCGTACTGCACCGCTGAAGAGCGCACAAAACTTGAAGATAAAATTCGTCTGATGAAGACCAACCGGGAACAGCAGAAAAACGCTGCTGCCGAAGCGGAGGCGGAAGCCGACGACGTCCTGGACTTCCTGGAGTCAGATGACGAGCCCGGCGCCGGGGAACCCGCAGACGAAGATTCCGCGGCAGAAACAGCCCAGGCATTCAACGAAGAGACTCCGGAAGAAGCGCCCGCCTACAGCGCTGACGAGGCTTCCCGGGAGGAATATGAAAACCTCGGCGACCAGATCACCGATGCGGAACTGGAGCGACAGGAACGCGAAGCCGAGGCAGAGGGCAACACCATCGTCCTCGAAGATGAGGACAGTGACTTCTCATCGGCCTTTGGCGCAGACGCCCTCATGGGCGACATGGATGCCCCCGTGGAAGACGAGGAGGAGACCGACGAAGACCTCGAGGATATCCTGGGCGATCTGGACAGCGATTCCGTCCAGCCAACCCTGCCCACGGAGCCAGTCGAAGTCGAAGTCCCCGAGCCCGCTGAACCCACCGGCAGCCTGGAAGAGGAGCTGAGCGCCCTGGACACGGAAGAAATCAGCGCGACTGAAAGCCCTGACGATGAACCTGAAAGCTTTGAACTGGACGAAGAGGTGCCCCTCACAGGTGACGACTTCGACGTTGAGGGAGAAGATCTTGAGGATATTCTCTCCCTGCAGCCTGAACAGGAGGCAGTGGAGGAGCACCAGCCTGACATACCTGCATCTGAGCCAGAGCCGGAACCCGAGTCCATGGCACCCCACAGCAGCATGCCGATTCCACCGGCCACTCCCCCCGCTGAAGGCGTTGAAAAGTATCTGGGCATTCCCGACGACATCTGGAACAGTTCCCTGGAAGAAGTTGCCCGGGATATGGATGATATTATCGACCTGGGACGGGAAGTCCTCGATGTCAAGGATATTCGGGCCGATGAGCAGCTCTACAAGGAGTACGCCCAATCACTGGGTCTCGACGAGGAAACAGACACTCAGCAGGCCAGGCAGCACGGCGAGCATATCACCATCGATGGTGTTGACTACATGCCCACGGCTACCCTGGCGCGGGTTTTTGAAGGGCAGGGCTTTCCCGAGAAGGCGCTGCAGGTCTACCGCCACATGGATGCCGATCAGTACGCCGAGGAAATTGCCGCCCTGGAACAGCTGATCGCCAGAAATGAGAATGACCTCAAGCGCTACGACCTGCATCGCTCCATGGAAGCCATCCAGGCTTTCCGAAAAAAACTGCAGGTGCTGGAACAGGAAGGAAAGTGA
- the mqnC gene encoding cyclic dehypoxanthinyl futalosine synthase: MSLDAIYANVLNGQRVSRTEALELLQHGDLLKLGAVANSLRNRKTDPGVVTFIIDRNINYSNICTCKCTFCAFYRDEDSADAYWLDREAFREKIRQTVEVGGRQILLQGGLHPSKTIEDYELMLRQIKEDFPEVNIHAFGAPEIHHIASLSALSVRECLRRLIGAGLGSIPGGGAEILADRVRQRISPNKIRGRQWIDIMKEAHREGLRTTATMMFGAGESPEELVEHLDMLREAQDETGGFTAFIPWTYQPDHTELARTQGASLRKLTSYDYLRVLALCRIYLDNFDNLQVSWVTQGAKVAQVALRFGANDFGSLMLEENVVKSAGVSFRMSLEELVHTISSAGYVALERNVFYEPLRRHTV; this comes from the coding sequence ATGTCACTGGATGCCATATATGCCAACGTATTGAATGGACAGCGCGTCAGCCGCACTGAGGCCCTGGAGCTTCTCCAGCATGGCGATCTGCTGAAGCTGGGAGCCGTCGCCAACAGTCTGCGCAACCGCAAGACCGATCCCGGCGTCGTGACCTTTATCATCGACCGCAATATCAACTACTCCAATATCTGCACCTGCAAGTGCACCTTCTGCGCCTTCTACCGCGATGAGGACAGCGCGGATGCCTACTGGCTTGACCGTGAAGCCTTCCGGGAGAAGATCCGCCAGACGGTCGAGGTGGGGGGGCGGCAGATCCTGCTGCAGGGAGGGCTGCATCCCTCGAAGACCATCGAAGATTATGAACTGATGCTGCGGCAGATCAAGGAGGACTTCCCCGAAGTCAATATCCATGCCTTTGGCGCTCCCGAAATCCACCATATTGCCTCCCTCAGCGCTCTCAGTGTGCGGGAGTGCCTGCGGCGCCTGATTGGCGCCGGCCTTGGTTCCATTCCCGGTGGTGGTGCGGAAATTCTGGCCGATCGCGTGCGCCAGCGCATCTCTCCCAACAAGATACGCGGCAGGCAGTGGATTGATATCATGAAAGAGGCTCACCGCGAGGGGCTGCGTACCACCGCCACCATGATGTTCGGTGCCGGCGAGAGCCCCGAGGAGTTGGTCGAGCACCTGGATATGTTGCGGGAAGCCCAGGATGAGACGGGTGGTTTCACCGCTTTTATTCCATGGACATATCAGCCGGATCACACCGAGCTGGCCCGTACCCAGGGGGCCAGCCTCAGGAAACTGACCAGCTATGACTACCTTCGGGTGCTGGCTCTGTGCCGTATTTACCTTGATAATTTTGACAATCTGCAGGTGAGCTGGGTGACCCAGGGTGCCAAGGTGGCCCAGGTGGCCCTGCGCTTCGGGGCCAATGACTTCGGCAGCCTGATGCTGGAGGAGAATGTGGTCAAGAGTGCGGGCGTCTCCTTCCGCATGAGCCTGGAGGAGCTGGTGCATACCATCAGCAGCGCCGGTTATGTGGCGCTGGAGCGTAATGTTTTCTACGAGCCACTGCGTCGGCACACTGTGTAA
- a CDS encoding putative DNA modification/repair radical SAM protein has translation MDLTRKLEVLSNSAKYDASCSSSGSSRQSPRHGTGAAVPSGVCHSWSADGRCVSLLKVLYTNLCIYDCAYCLSRRSNDIERASFTPNELARLTMDFYRRNFIEGLFLSSAVAVSPDHTMERMLRVLELLRWRHHFGGYIHLKLIPGASETLIQKASLLADRLSSNIELPSSGSLARLAPQKDKARLLAPMRQVKQLVQQGQDEARHLRHAPRHHRAGMTTQMIVGASDDSDHTILTLSENLYDSMGLKRVYYSAYVPLNQDSLLPPLTQEPPLLREHRLYQADWLLRFYGFRAAELLSRDLPNLDTRFDPKLFWALHHLESFPLHVESASYEELLRVPGIGVRGARQLVTARRQCRLREEDLKKLGIVMKRARFFLCLGGRYLGNSADLTRESLLESLLSRKQQRTRAKFAGAPALFDEPDLFDPSTDIRLSALSGEL, from the coding sequence GTGGATCTGACACGCAAACTGGAAGTTCTCAGTAACTCGGCGAAGTATGACGCCTCCTGCTCATCCAGTGGCAGCTCGCGGCAGTCACCCCGCCATGGCACCGGCGCCGCCGTGCCCAGCGGCGTCTGCCACTCCTGGAGTGCCGATGGGCGCTGCGTTTCCCTGCTCAAGGTTCTCTACACCAATCTGTGCATCTACGACTGCGCCTACTGCCTGAGCCGTCGCAGCAACGACATTGAGCGCGCCTCCTTTACCCCCAATGAGCTGGCCCGCCTCACCATGGATTTCTACCGCCGCAACTTTATCGAGGGCCTCTTCCTCAGTTCGGCGGTTGCCGTCAGCCCCGATCACACTATGGAGCGCATGCTGCGTGTCCTGGAACTGCTGCGCTGGCGACACCACTTCGGAGGCTACATCCACCTCAAACTCATCCCCGGAGCCAGTGAGACCCTGATACAGAAGGCCTCACTGCTGGCCGACCGCCTCAGCTCCAATATCGAACTGCCCAGCAGCGGAAGCCTGGCCCGCCTGGCTCCCCAGAAAGACAAGGCACGACTTCTCGCTCCCATGCGTCAGGTGAAACAGCTGGTTCAGCAGGGGCAGGACGAAGCCCGACACCTGCGCCATGCCCCCCGGCACCACCGCGCCGGCATGACCACCCAGATGATCGTAGGTGCCAGCGATGACTCCGACCACACCATTCTGACCCTTTCCGAAAACCTCTATGACTCCATGGGCCTCAAGCGGGTTTACTACTCCGCCTATGTGCCACTCAACCAGGACAGCCTCCTGCCTCCCCTCACCCAGGAGCCACCCCTGCTGCGTGAACACCGCCTCTATCAGGCCGACTGGCTGCTGCGCTTCTACGGGTTCCGCGCGGCTGAACTCCTCTCCAGGGACCTCCCCAATCTGGACACCCGCTTTGATCCTAAACTCTTCTGGGCTCTGCATCACCTGGAATCCTTTCCACTGCATGTGGAGAGCGCCAGCTACGAGGAGCTGCTGCGAGTGCCGGGAATCGGCGTGCGCGGCGCCAGACAGCTGGTAACCGCCCGACGACAGTGCCGGCTGCGCGAGGAGGATTTAAAGAAGCTGGGGATTGTGATGAAGCGCGCGCGCTTCTTCCTCTGCCTTGGCGGGCGTTACCTGGGAAACAGTGCCGACCTGACCCGCGAATCCCTGCTGGAAAGTCTGCTGAGCCGGAAACAGCAGCGCACACGGGCAAAGTTCGCCGGCGCTCCAGCCCTCTTTGATGAACCGGATCTGTTCGACCCGTCCACGGACATTCGCCTCAGCGCCCTGAGTGGTGAGCTGTGA
- the aroC gene encoding chorismate synthase, producing MRYITAGESHGRGLFAIVENFPAGLSIDAEYINTDLRRRQMGYGRGGRMKIETDAVEFLSGVRWGKTFGSPITMAVWNRDNKNWQSMMSPLASEENPEARVRHPRPGHADLGGCLKRNMHDVRNILERSSARETAIRVALGGLCRRLLEHFGVSIQSHVCSIGAIESQVKATDIDDLTSISARADQSIVRFLHTSQDDEAREYIDTIRRQGNTLGGVIEIIVTGVVPGLGDYASYGDKLDGRIGQALLGMQAIKGVEIGIGFEAARRPGSEVHDEIFFDQQQHRFYRGTNRAGGIEGGMSNGMPMVIRVAKKPIPTLYTPLKSVDIDTKEPYEATIERSDTTAVPAASVITEAICATVIAQAYMEKFGHDSLEEMLRNFHGYQEQLRHF from the coding sequence ATGCGCTATATCACCGCCGGCGAATCCCATGGTCGCGGCCTCTTTGCCATCGTGGAGAATTTCCCCGCAGGGCTTTCCATCGACGCCGAATATATCAACACGGACCTCAGAAGACGCCAGATGGGATACGGGCGCGGTGGTCGCATGAAAATCGAAACCGATGCCGTGGAGTTTCTCAGTGGCGTCCGCTGGGGAAAAACCTTCGGATCTCCCATTACCATGGCTGTCTGGAACCGTGACAACAAGAACTGGCAATCCATGATGTCTCCACTGGCCTCCGAAGAGAACCCCGAAGCCAGAGTACGCCATCCGCGCCCTGGCCACGCCGATCTTGGTGGCTGCCTCAAGCGCAACATGCACGACGTACGCAATATCCTGGAGCGCTCCAGTGCCCGTGAAACCGCCATCCGGGTTGCCCTGGGCGGACTGTGCCGCAGACTGCTGGAACACTTCGGCGTCAGCATCCAGAGCCATGTATGCTCCATCGGCGCCATTGAGTCACAGGTGAAGGCCACGGATATCGACGACCTCACCAGCATCAGCGCCCGCGCCGATCAGAGCATCGTTCGCTTCCTCCACACCTCCCAGGATGACGAAGCCCGCGAATACATCGACACCATCCGCCGCCAGGGCAACACCCTGGGTGGCGTCATCGAAATCATTGTCACCGGAGTGGTTCCCGGCCTGGGCGACTATGCCTCCTATGGCGACAAGCTGGATGGACGCATCGGACAGGCCCTGCTGGGCATGCAGGCCATCAAGGGCGTGGAAATCGGCATCGGCTTCGAGGCAGCCCGCCGTCCGGGCTCGGAAGTCCATGACGAAATTTTTTTCGATCAACAGCAGCACCGCTTCTATCGCGGCACCAATCGCGCCGGGGGCATTGAAGGGGGGATGAGTAACGGAATGCCCATGGTCATCCGCGTGGCCAAAAAACCCATTCCCACCCTCTATACGCCCCTGAAAAGCGTTGACATTGACACAAAAGAGCCCTACGAAGCTACCATTGAACGTTCTGACACCACGGCAGTGCCGGCGGCTTCTGTCATCACCGAAGCGATCTGCGCCACCGTCATTGCCCAGGCGTATATGGAAAAATTCGGCCACGACAGCCTGGAGGAGATGCTGCGCAACTTCCACGGCTACCAGGAACAGCTTCGCCACTTTTAG
- the aroQ gene encoding type II 3-dehydroquinate dehydratase, which produces MHIAVIHGPNLNMLGIREPQTYGTMTIADINAMIATKASELGISTQCFQSNHEGELIDFIHRQHGTADAIIINPGGLTHTSVALRDALLSVSIPYVEVHLSNVYSREPFRHHSYLSDKAKAVISGAGHRGYLYALDALSATQSS; this is translated from the coding sequence ATGCATATCGCCGTGATCCATGGCCCGAATCTGAATATGCTCGGAATCCGTGAGCCGCAGACCTACGGAACCATGACCATCGCCGACATCAACGCCATGATCGCCACCAAAGCCAGCGAGCTCGGCATCAGTACCCAGTGCTTCCAGAGCAACCACGAAGGGGAGCTGATCGATTTCATTCACCGCCAGCATGGCACCGCTGACGCCATTATCATCAATCCCGGCGGGCTGACCCACACCTCTGTCGCGTTGCGGGACGCCCTGCTCAGCGTCAGCATTCCCTATGTGGAAGTCCACCTCTCCAACGTCTACAGCCGGGAGCCCTTCCGCCACCACTCCTACCTCAGCGACAAGGCCAAAGCCGTCATCAGTGGAGCTGGCCATCGCGGCTACCTCTACGCCCTGGACGCTCTTTCAGCGACACAGAGCAGCTGA